In a single window of the Venenivibrio stagnispumantis genome:
- a CDS encoding GumC family protein: MESREKLNSQECYQEDEIDLYELWLVLKKRKKLILGLFLGVSILTAIISFIMTPIYRSEATVIPVSSKSTGLGSLAGLAAMAGVSIPSAGDDSSKILAVLNSREIKERVIKKLNLIPILLEDDIPKKRDPMNVAVDILKGMVNISDDKKTGVINISVDYKDPKLAQKIAQTYIDELQKIMNEKKLTVAKFNRAFLEEQLNEQEKKLEELQKRLAEFQKKTKIIAPESQISGVVELYSNLISQKMSLLVKLKSMEAAFAPDNPQVKAIKEQLAAIDNQIKQIEEKSNIGALPSLSQAPEKLTEYGDLMREVKVAQEIYKNLLTMYEQAKLDEAKENIYVEVIDKPNLPDLPAKPKKKLMVAVAGISALFLGIFLAFFLEWLNNVKRRNRENIAS, encoded by the coding sequence ATGGAAAGTAGAGAAAAATTAAACAGTCAGGAATGTTATCAAGAAGATGAAATTGATTTATATGAACTCTGGCTTGTATTGAAAAAAAGAAAAAAATTAATCTTAGGATTATTTTTAGGTGTATCTATTTTAACTGCTATTATAAGTTTTATAATGACCCCTATATACAGAAGTGAAGCTACCGTTATACCGGTATCAAGTAAATCTACAGGACTTGGAAGCTTGGCAGGATTAGCTGCTATGGCGGGTGTATCTATCCCATCAGCCGGGGATGATTCTTCTAAAATATTGGCAGTTTTAAACAGTAGGGAAATAAAAGAAAGGGTTATAAAAAAATTAAATCTAATACCTATATTACTTGAGGACGATATACCAAAGAAAAGAGATCCTATGAATGTAGCTGTAGATATATTAAAAGGAATGGTAAATATATCTGATGACAAAAAAACCGGTGTTATTAATATATCCGTAGATTACAAAGATCCTAAATTGGCTCAAAAAATAGCCCAAACTTATATTGATGAACTACAAAAAATAATGAATGAAAAAAAATTAACAGTTGCAAAATTCAATAGAGCATTTTTAGAAGAACAACTTAATGAACAAGAGAAAAAGTTAGAAGAATTACAAAAAAGATTGGCAGAATTCCAGAAAAAAACAAAAATAATTGCTCCTGAAAGTCAGATATCAGGTGTTGTGGAGCTTTATTCTAATCTTATATCACAAAAAATGTCTTTGCTTGTAAAATTAAAGAGTATGGAAGCTGCATTTGCACCGGATAACCCCCAAGTTAAAGCTATAAAAGAGCAACTTGCAGCAATAGATAATCAAATAAAACAGATAGAAGAAAAATCAAATATAGGTGCTTTACCTTCTTTATCTCAAGCTCCGGAAAAGCTGACAGAATATGGGGATTTGATGAGAGAAGTAAAAGTAGCTCAGGAAATTTATAAAAATTTATTAACTATGTATGAACAGGCTAAACTTGATGAAGCTAAAGAAAATATTTATGTAGAAGTTATAGATAAACCTAACTTACCGGATTTACCTGCAAAACCTAAGAAAAAATTAATGGTAGCAGTAGCCGGTATATCTGCATTATTCCTCGGAATATTCCTTGCATTTTTCCTTGAATGGCTAAATAATGTAAAAAGAAGAAACCGAGAGAATATAGCATCTTAA
- the mntA gene encoding type VII toxin-antitoxin system MntA family adenylyltransferase antitoxin, with protein MKKIKTLSYKDDKIGKLIEKIIDIFKESINIPFRVYIFGSFATGKATYFSDIDIALETKETLNEKDIIKLRKKLNDIPTLRKIDFIYLNKASTNIRETVKEEGVLIYEFGKQIDRI; from the coding sequence ATGAAAAAAATTAAAACTTTATCTTATAAAGATGATAAAATAGGAAAACTCATTGAAAAAATCATAGATATTTTTAAAGAAAGTATAAATATTCCTTTTAGAGTTTATATTTTTGGTTCTTTTGCTACCGGAAAAGCAACATATTTTTCAGATATTGATATAGCCCTTGAAACAAAAGAAACTTTAAATGAAAAAGATATTATAAAATTAAGAAAAAAATTAAATGATATCCCTACTCTTAGGAAAATAGATTTTATATATCTGAATAAAGCTTCAACAAATATAAGAGAAACCGTTAAAGAAGAAGGAGTTTTAATTTATGAGTTTGGAAAACAGATTGACAGAATTTGA
- a CDS encoding DegT/DnrJ/EryC1/StrS family aminotransferase, whose product MKYIILDTNIVLDYFIEDRSFHNKVKNFLEKNKEKFKYLIVSYQYDTIFYILRRFLKEANINQKIEEFLRNYKINIISTTGKDNLNSTKYKDIEDGILISVCERIGKDCFILTNDMLLIKEFNRATNIDGFNLDIEEKLPLLNLKLEYISYVEDLENAILKNCISANYILGPEVKELEQKVASYIDTKYAIGCSSGTDALVLSLRALAIKNKNQEYWDKEDLIITTPFTFTATGDSILRAGATPLFVDIDLDTYNINPELVEKAIKKYGKRIKGIVPVHLYGQPCNMDEIVRIAKENDLFIVEDCAQSFGAKWDGKYTGSFGDTGCFSFFPSKNLGGFGDGGMITTNDEKLYELISMLIKHGGKDKYNVDHIGYNARLDTLQAAILLAKMEYIDEFTERRRKIAKFYDENLQNIDWIITPKVLDKAYHVYHQYTIRIKDKNREKVQKMFIDKGIQTMVYYPVPLYKMKVFINNRMEIFGDLKNSEIASQSVLSLPIEPLYGEEEIKKVIDNLKIMGER is encoded by the coding sequence ATGAAATATATTATTTTAGATACAAATATAGTGCTTGATTATTTCATAGAAGATAGATCTTTTCATAACAAAGTAAAAAATTTTTTAGAAAAAAATAAGGAAAAATTCAAATATTTAATTGTATCGTATCAATATGATACAATTTTTTATATATTAAGAAGGTTTTTAAAAGAAGCTAACATAAATCAAAAAATAGAAGAGTTTTTAAGAAATTATAAAATAAACATAATTTCTACAACCGGCAAAGATAATTTAAATTCAACTAAATATAAAGATATAGAAGATGGAATATTAATTTCTGTATGCGAAAGAATAGGTAAAGATTGTTTTATATTAACAAATGATATGTTATTAATTAAAGAATTTAATAGAGCAACAAATATAGATGGTTTCAATTTAGACATAGAAGAAAAACTGCCTTTGTTAAATTTAAAGCTTGAATATATAAGTTATGTTGAAGATTTAGAAAATGCAATCTTGAAAAACTGTATATCTGCAAACTACATTCTTGGTCCAGAAGTTAAAGAGCTTGAACAAAAAGTAGCAAGCTACATTGACACTAAATATGCCATAGGATGTTCTTCCGGCACAGATGCTTTAGTGTTGTCTTTAAGGGCTTTGGCTATAAAGAATAAAAATCAGGAATATTGGGATAAAGAAGATTTAATCATAACTACTCCTTTTACTTTTACTGCAACCGGAGATAGCATATTAAGAGCCGGTGCAACACCTTTATTTGTTGATATAGATTTAGACACTTACAATATAAATCCTGAGCTTGTGGAAAAGGCAATAAAGAAGTATGGAAAAAGAATAAAAGGTATAGTTCCGGTTCATCTTTATGGTCAACCTTGCAATATGGATGAGATAGTAAGAATTGCAAAAGAAAATGATTTATTTATAGTGGAAGATTGTGCTCAGAGCTTTGGTGCTAAGTGGGATGGAAAATATACCGGTTCTTTTGGAGATACCGGATGTTTTAGTTTCTTCCCTTCTAAGAATCTTGGTGGATTTGGCGATGGTGGAATGATAACCACAAATGATGAAAAGTTATATGAGTTAATCTCAATGCTTATAAAACATGGCGGTAAAGATAAATACAATGTAGACCATATAGGTTACAATGCAAGGCTTGATACTCTGCAGGCTGCTATCTTGCTTGCAAAAATGGAATATATAGATGAATTTACGGAAAGAAGAAGAAAGATAGCAAAATTTTATGATGAAAATCTACAAAATATAGATTGGATAATAACTCCAAAAGTCCTTGATAAAGCTTATCATGTATATCATCAATATACGATAAGAATAAAAGATAAAAACCGGGAAAAAGTTCAGAAAATGTTTATTGATAAAGGTATACAAACTATGGTGTACTATCCTGTACCACTTTATAAGATGAAAGTTTTTATAAACAACCGGATGGAAATTTTCGGGGATTTAAAAAACAGTGAAATCGCTTCACAAAGCGTATTAAGCCTACCGATTGAGCCACTGTATGGGGAAGAGGAAATAAAGAAAGTGATCGATAATTTGAAAATTATGGGTGAGAGGTGA
- a CDS encoding UDP binding domain-containing protein has product MGKYVAENTVKKLIKAEKAVKGSKVLILGLTFKENISDIRNTKVIDIYNELKEYGINVYIHDPFAYPEEVKEEYGVELLQNIEEKAPYDAIIVAVKHKPFIEEIDFKKYKELMGNNPVLIDVKGLYNKEKAIKEGFLYWRL; this is encoded by the coding sequence ATGGGAAAATATGTAGCAGAAAATACGGTTAAAAAATTAATAAAAGCAGAAAAAGCAGTAAAAGGAAGTAAAGTTTTAATCCTTGGCTTAACATTTAAGGAAAATATATCAGATATAAGAAATACAAAAGTGATAGATATATATAATGAACTAAAAGAATATGGCATAAATGTATATATCCACGACCCGTTTGCTTATCCGGAAGAGGTAAAAGAAGAATACGGCGTAGAACTTCTTCAAAATATAGAAGAGAAAGCACCTTATGATGCCATCATAGTAGCAGTAAAACATAAACCATTTATAGAAGAGATTGATTTCAAAAAATATAAAGAGCTGATGGGTAATAATCCGGTTTTAATAGATGTAAAAGGCTTATATAACAAAGAGAAAGCTATCAAAGAAGGATTTTTATATTGGAGGCTATAA
- a CDS encoding lipopolysaccharide biosynthesis protein: MPKDVSRSKFHVSRFTSDASRLLPKSEFTRNVLTLMTGTTIAQAIPIAISPILTRLYTPEDFGVFALFMAIVSIFGTIANGRYELAIMLPKKDEDAINIFALGFIINVVISLTLLIIILIFHDYILKLLNNKEISPWLYFVPLTVFLMGIFNLLNYFNNRMKQYKDLAKANVYKSIAGAIAQLSLGFLKAGALGLISGQIISQMVSNTKLFINVKKLNLFNHVYKIKIIANAKKYKKLPLYNLPNAILDGLRESIINILINTFYSVATLGQFSLGRRMVQFPSSLIGSSISQVFFQKISNAKESELYNIVKNFILKTILFFSPIFLIIYIFAPFIFSIVFGEKWKLAGQIASFMTPWIFLNFITSPLSTIFIRLNLQEILLIFAVFYNILPILTFFFLKTYDFLFVIKMLSLGMSFLLFIFIIIVLIITKSKEVLK, from the coding sequence ATGCCTAAGGACGTTTCACGTTCCAAGTTCCACGTTTCACGTTTCACGTCTGACGCCTCACGTTTACTACCAAAATCTGAATTTACCCGAAATGTTTTAACATTAATGACAGGTACAACTATAGCTCAGGCTATTCCCATAGCCATAAGCCCTATTCTTACAAGACTTTATACTCCGGAAGATTTTGGAGTATTTGCTTTGTTTATGGCTATTGTTTCTATATTTGGAACTATTGCAAATGGAAGATATGAACTTGCGATAATGCTTCCTAAAAAAGATGAGGACGCTATAAATATTTTTGCACTTGGATTTATCATAAATGTAGTTATTAGTTTAACACTATTAATTATAATTTTAATCTTTCATGATTATATTTTAAAACTCTTAAATAACAAAGAAATATCTCCTTGGTTATATTTTGTTCCTTTGACTGTTTTTTTGATGGGGATCTTTAATTTGCTAAATTATTTCAACAATAGAATGAAACAATATAAAGATTTAGCTAAAGCAAATGTTTATAAATCAATCGCAGGAGCAATAGCTCAACTTAGTTTAGGATTTTTAAAAGCCGGAGCATTAGGGCTTATAAGTGGGCAAATTATATCGCAAATGGTTTCAAATACTAAACTATTTATAAATGTTAAAAAATTGAACTTATTTAATCATGTCTATAAAATAAAAATTATAGCCAATGCAAAAAAATATAAAAAATTGCCTTTGTATAATTTACCAAATGCTATTTTAGATGGATTAAGAGAATCTATAATTAATATTTTAATAAATACTTTCTATTCCGTTGCTACATTGGGTCAATTCTCCTTAGGACGCAGAATGGTTCAGTTTCCAAGTTCTCTAATAGGTAGTTCTATTTCACAAGTTTTTTTTCAAAAAATTTCTAATGCGAAAGAAAGTGAATTGTATAATATAGTAAAAAACTTTATATTAAAAACAATTTTATTTTTTTCTCCCATATTTTTGATAATTTATATATTTGCACCTTTTATTTTTAGTATAGTATTTGGTGAAAAATGGAAATTAGCTGGACAGATAGCTTCTTTTATGACTCCTTGGATTTTTTTAAATTTTATAACTTCTCCTCTTTCTACAATTTTTATCCGATTAAATCTTCAAGAAATTTTACTGATATTTGCAGTTTTTTACAATATTTTACCTATTTTGACATTTTTCTTTCTAAAAACATACGATTTTTTATTTGTAATTAAGATGTTAAGTTTAGGTATGAGTTTTTTGTTGTTTATTTTTATTATAATTGTGTTAATTATAACAAAATCAAAAGAGGTATTAAAATGA
- a CDS encoding Gfo/Idh/MocA family oxidoreductase has product MKRFALIGAGGYIAPRHMKAIKDTGNILVAAMDRCDSVGIIDSYFPDADFFTEFERFDRHIDKLKRKGEKIDYVSICSPNYLHDAHIRWALRSGADAICEKPLVLNPWNLDGLEEIEKETGKKVYNILQLRVHPSIIALREKIQKEYQQKGKKYNVDLSYITSRGKWYFISWKGVLEKSGGVATNIGIHFFDMLIWIFGDVKHTEVHYSEPLKKMAGFIELEKANVRWFLSVDYNDLPEHIKQKGQRTYRSITFDGEEIEFSEGFTDLHTVVYQDILNGGGFGINDARPSIELVYQIRNLKPVGFNERAHPLAEEKLG; this is encoded by the coding sequence ATGAAGAGATTTGCATTAATCGGAGCAGGGGGTTATATTGCACCAAGACATATGAAGGCAATCAAAGATACAGGAAATATTCTTGTAGCAGCTATGGATAGATGTGATAGTGTAGGAATTATTGATTCTTATTTTCCTGATGCTGATTTTTTTACAGAATTTGAAAGATTTGATAGACATATAGATAAACTTAAAAGAAAAGGAGAAAAGATAGATTATGTTTCTATCTGCTCACCTAACTATCTTCATGATGCTCATATAAGGTGGGCTTTGAGAAGTGGAGCAGATGCTATATGTGAAAAACCTCTTGTTTTAAATCCATGGAATTTAGATGGACTTGAAGAAATAGAGAAAGAAACCGGAAAAAAAGTTTATAACATACTTCAACTAAGAGTTCATCCTTCTATAATTGCTCTTAGAGAAAAGATTCAAAAAGAGTATCAGCAAAAAGGTAAAAAATATAATGTGGATTTATCATATATAACTTCAAGAGGAAAATGGTATTTTATCTCATGGAAAGGTGTATTGGAAAAATCTGGTGGAGTAGCAACAAATATAGGAATCCATTTTTTTGATATGCTTATATGGATATTTGGAGATGTAAAACATACAGAAGTTCATTATTCTGAACCATTGAAAAAAATGGCAGGATTTATTGAGCTTGAAAAGGCAAATGTAAGATGGTTTTTATCAGTAGATTATAATGATTTACCGGAACATATTAAACAAAAAGGGCAAAGAACTTACAGGTCTATAACATTTGATGGAGAGGAAATAGAATTTTCTGAAGGATTTACAGATTTACATACAGTTGTATATCAAGATATATTAAATGGTGGTGGTTTTGGAATTAATGATGCAAGGCCATCCATAGAGCTTGTGTATCAGATTAGAAATCTAAAGCCGGTTGGATTTAATGAAAGAGCACATCCATTAGCAGAGGAAAAGCTTGGATGA
- a CDS encoding glycosyltransferase has translation MKTIVLFTNSYPYSQFGEYPFVEPELKILSKYFKIIIFPLGKETEKKRNLVSQLNNVFLYDNDFKFNKYKELFFNAIKVDKFFFQELTNIKNKNHLKSLIAYHTKSKWIEKIIESKLKSGEWNREYLYYTYWFDFATTALLNLKEKFNLKVITRVHRYDLYEEVRRNGYIPFRKTDIKKIDKVFTVSMQGFNYLKNKYKTENIINSYLGIEDRNVENPLNTSNAIKIVSCSLMVPVKRINLIIEYLSKYSKEFNIKIEWHHIGSGILEENLKLLSEKLKHRLFEIHFVGYLENNEIFNYYKNNPFDYFITLTKSEGGVPVSLMEACSVGLPIIATNVGGIGEIVENEKNGFLLSSNPSYEEFKEVFKKAILLKSNIEEYIKFRKNSRDIFLEKFSADRNYEKFAKYLEEILSNKDFKGSNQ, from the coding sequence ATGAAAACAATAGTCCTTTTTACAAATTCTTATCCTTATTCGCAATTTGGAGAATATCCATTTGTAGAACCAGAGCTAAAAATTCTTTCCAAATATTTTAAAATAATTATATTTCCTTTAGGAAAGGAAACGGAGAAAAAAAGGAATTTAGTGTCGCAATTAAACAATGTATTTTTATATGATAATGATTTTAAATTTAATAAATATAAAGAATTATTTTTCAATGCTATAAAAGTTGATAAATTCTTTTTCCAAGAATTAACCAATATAAAAAATAAAAATCACTTAAAAAGTTTAATAGCTTATCATACAAAATCAAAATGGATAGAAAAAATAATAGAATCAAAGCTAAAGTCAGGTGAATGGAACCGTGAATATCTTTATTATACATATTGGTTTGACTTTGCAACAACAGCTTTGCTGAATTTAAAAGAGAAATTTAATTTAAAAGTTATAACAAGGGTTCATAGATATGATTTGTATGAGGAAGTTCGAAGAAATGGATATATTCCTTTTAGAAAAACAGATATAAAAAAAATAGATAAAGTATTTACAGTTTCAATGCAAGGATTTAATTATTTAAAAAATAAATATAAGACCGAAAATATCATAAATAGTTATTTGGGAATAGAAGATCGTAATGTTGAAAATCCATTAAATACTTCCAATGCAATAAAAATTGTATCTTGTTCTCTCATGGTTCCTGTTAAAAGAATTAACTTAATAATAGAATATTTATCTAAATATTCCAAAGAGTTTAATATAAAAATAGAATGGCATCATATTGGCTCCGGAATTTTAGAAGAAAACTTAAAATTATTATCTGAAAAATTAAAACATAGGTTATTTGAAATTCATTTTGTTGGATATCTTGAAAATAATGAAATTTTTAATTATTACAAAAATAATCCTTTTGATTATTTTATTACTTTAACTAAAAGCGAGGGGGGAGTGCCTGTTAGTTTAATGGAAGCATGTAGTGTAGGACTTCCGATTATTGCAACTAATGTGGGTGGAATTGGTGAAATTGTTGAAAATGAAAAGAATGGCTTTTTATTATCTTCAAATCCTTCATATGAAGAGTTTAAAGAAGTATTTAAAAAAGCAATTTTACTAAAAAGTAATATTGAAGAGTATATTAAATTTAGGAAAAATTCTCGTGATATTTTCTTAGAAAAATTTAGTGCAGATAGAAATTATGAAAAATTCGCAAAATATTTAGAAGAGATATTATCTAATAAAGATTTTAAAGGGAGTAACCAATGA
- a CDS encoding nucleotidyltransferase substrate binding protein — protein sequence MSLENRLTEFEKCLQKFEEVLNLEENDVVRDSAIKRFELCFELCWKTLKDFLTEEGIICRSPRNCFKEAFSIGIIQDEDEWLSILEDRNLSVHTYDEALAEGLYSRLKNHLKAMKSLLEFIKTNL from the coding sequence ATGAGTTTGGAAAACAGATTGACAGAATTTGAAAAATGTTTACAAAAATTTGAAGAAGTTTTAAATTTAGAAGAAAATGATGTTGTAAGAGATAGTGCTATAAAAAGATTTGAACTATGTTTTGAGCTGTGTTGGAAAACATTGAAAGATTTTCTTACAGAAGAAGGAATTATTTGCAGGTCACCGAGAAATTGTTTTAAAGAAGCTTTTTCAATTGGAATTATCCAAGATGAAGATGAATGGCTCTCCATATTAGAAGACAGGAATCTAAGCGTTCACACTTATGATGAAGCATTGGCAGAGGGACTTTATAGCCGGCTTAAAAATCACTTAAAAGCTATGAAAAGTTTATTAGAATTCATAAAAACCAATTTATAA
- a CDS encoding capsule assembly Wzi family protein, giving the protein MKKYILPNLILFTAVFANPYLNINSDDIFIYDNIQASKESKENILSIRPLPYFYIFSGNERLKYFSNYIEKPENYIKPVNNIDISVFNTNADYLLLEGKSGLSLRKGLNVISTEDGQISYQDKFVGYYQFRQIINKDQKEGQVLRAYAKFLAGKFSIEIGKDNVNWGQGEYGLLLSNNAYPFPMVKVQTEEPLDFYGKWSFAILNGWLQEERKDVSYPKILGIRGIYKPASFFEVGLTKTTMYGGSGRPEYKSFKDYWKLITSSEDNVPGSRYDNDSYGSYDIALYLPLKWFDIFKIYYEEAGTDVQAVWQKEDRKLSGRFPFIFGLLSRSYNTGVFISKGKDIFRFEYVKTADNFYIHHYYYYEGYSYKGYSLGYPYGRDVHSLFFKYIHWIDNQNWIDFKMSVFKQPWKENVDIKSSNYYASLEYGKILNKNIQIKPFIRYDYKKGIDKNTLPTQFSIENKKENYLTVGLALNLRF; this is encoded by the coding sequence ATGAAGAAATATATCTTGCCAAATTTAATTCTATTTACAGCCGTATTTGCTAATCCTTACCTGAATATAAATAGCGATGATATATTTATATACGATAATATACAGGCTTCAAAAGAGAGTAAAGAAAATATCTTATCAATCAGACCTTTACCGTATTTTTATATTTTTTCTGGAAATGAAAGATTAAAATATTTTTCTAACTATATAGAAAAACCGGAAAATTATATCAAACCGGTAAATAACATTGATATATCTGTATTTAATACAAATGCAGATTATCTGTTGTTAGAAGGAAAGTCAGGATTGAGTTTAAGAAAAGGGTTAAATGTTATTTCAACAGAAGATGGACAGATATCATATCAAGATAAATTTGTAGGTTATTATCAATTTAGACAAATTATAAATAAAGATCAAAAAGAGGGACAGGTATTAAGGGCTTATGCAAAATTTTTAGCCGGTAAATTTTCCATAGAGATAGGTAAAGATAACGTAAATTGGGGACAGGGAGAGTACGGACTTTTGCTTTCAAACAATGCTTATCCTTTTCCTATGGTAAAAGTCCAAACAGAAGAACCTCTTGATTTCTATGGAAAATGGAGTTTTGCAATATTAAACGGCTGGCTTCAAGAAGAAAGAAAAGATGTTTCTTATCCGAAGATACTTGGTATTAGAGGGATATACAAGCCGGCTTCATTTTTTGAGGTTGGCTTAACTAAAACAACTATGTATGGTGGTTCAGGTAGACCGGAATATAAATCATTCAAAGATTATTGGAAACTTATAACTTCATCTGAAGATAACGTTCCGGGAAGTAGATATGATAATGATTCTTATGGTTCATACGATATTGCTTTATACTTACCTTTAAAATGGTTTGATATTTTTAAAATATACTATGAAGAAGCCGGTACAGATGTGCAGGCAGTTTGGCAAAAAGAGGACAGAAAATTATCAGGAAGATTTCCATTTATTTTCGGCCTTCTATCAAGATCTTATAATACAGGAGTTTTTATCTCAAAAGGAAAAGATATATTTAGATTTGAGTATGTAAAAACAGCAGATAATTTTTATATCCACCATTATTACTATTATGAAGGTTATAGTTATAAAGGTTATTCATTGGGTTATCCTTATGGAAGAGATGTTCATTCATTATTTTTTAAATATATCCACTGGATAGATAACCAAAACTGGATAGATTTTAAAATGTCAGTATTTAAACAGCCATGGAAAGAAAATGTTGATATCAAAAGCTCTAATTATTATGCTTCTTTGGAATATGGAAAAATATTAAATAAAAATATACAAATAAAACCATTTATCAGATATGATTATAAAAAAGGCATTGATAAGAATACTTTGCCTACCCAATTTTCTATAGAGAATAAAAAGGAAAATTATTTAACTGTAGGTCTGGCTTTAAATTTAAGATTTTAA
- a CDS encoding Uma2 family endonuclease — protein MKSVIKKEKKIRRIPKELIYEMRYGSPIYYRDYDKVLSGEKSLEEVMGSSTLQSILIALIVGYLYSKLNNLKYLIATNEIGFKFAPRSWRNLDIAIFEKDKIIKEGIDNKYAKTPPEVVIEIDTKADLRKYGDFMNYAREKTQDLLNAGVKKVIWFTTFDKKVMVAEKGRRWFITDWNDTIEVIDNIKLNLDELLKEEGIKY, from the coding sequence ATGAAATCAGTTATAAAAAAAGAGAAAAAAATAAGAAGAATTCCAAAAGAGCTAATATATGAAATGAGATATGGAAGCCCTATCTATTACAGGGATTATGATAAGGTTTTATCCGGAGAAAAAAGCTTAGAGGAAGTTATGGGAAGTAGTACTTTACAATCAATTTTAATAGCATTAATCGTAGGATATCTTTATTCTAAGCTTAATAATTTAAAATATCTGATAGCTACAAATGAAATTGGATTTAAATTTGCACCAAGAAGTTGGAGAAATCTGGATATTGCAATTTTTGAAAAAGATAAAATCATAAAAGAAGGAATAGATAATAAATATGCAAAAACTCCTCCGGAAGTTGTAATAGAGATAGATACAAAAGCAGATTTGAGAAAGTATGGAGACTTTATGAACTATGCAAGGGAAAAAACACAAGATTTATTAAATGCCGGTGTAAAAAAAGTTATTTGGTTTACAACCTTTGATAAAAAGGTTATGGTAGCAGAAAAAGGGAGAAGATGGTTTATAACGGATTGGAATGATACTATTGAAGTTATAGATAATATAAAGCTAAATTTAGATGAACTTTTAAAAGAAGAAGGAATAAAATATTAA
- a CDS encoding four helix bundle protein, whose protein sequence is MKTHKDLDIWKESIELVKMIYEITAKFPKEEIYGLTAQIRRCAISVPSNIAEGAARNSKKEFIQFLYIALGSLSELDTQLIISKSLGYLNKEHENLFEIIEKIKSKILGLIKYLRSQNA, encoded by the coding sequence ATGAAAACACATAAAGATTTAGATATTTGGAAAGAATCAATAGAATTAGTTAAGATGATATATGAAATAACAGCTAAGTTTCCAAAAGAAGAGATATATGGATTAACAGCACAAATTAGAAGGTGTGCAATTTCTGTGCCAAGTAATATAGCTGAAGGTGCTGCAAGAAATAGTAAAAAAGAGTTTATTCAGTTTTTGTATATTGCATTAGGTTCATTATCTGAGTTAGATACTCAACTTATAATCTCAAAATCTCTTGGCTATCTTAATAAAGAACATGAAAATTTATTTGAAATTATAGAGAAGATTAAAAGCAAAATATTAGGACTCATCAAATACTTGAGGAGTCAAAATGCCTAA
- a CDS encoding acyltransferase — MTNHYFVHESSYVDEPVEIGKGTKIWHFSHILSNTKIGENCIIGQNCMIGPDVKIGDGCKIQNNVSIYKGVELEDYVFCGPSCVFTNVLTPRAFIERKHEFKKTLVRTGATIGANATIVCGNTIGKYAMIGAGAVVVSDVEDYALYTGVPAKRTGWVCKCGVVLVNKNKIKGNIIEKKDSEIKISCPNCSSIYILNNDKFYPVEEKI, encoded by the coding sequence ATCACTAATCACTACTTTGTGCACGAATCATCTTACGTAGATGAGCCTGTAGAAATAGGAAAAGGCACTAAAATATGGCATTTTTCTCATATTTTATCAAATACCAAAATAGGGGAAAATTGCATAATTGGGCAAAATTGCATGATAGGTCCGGATGTTAAGATAGGAGATGGCTGTAAGATACAAAATAATGTATCTATTTATAAAGGTGTAGAGCTTGAAGATTATGTATTTTGTGGTCCTTCCTGTGTCTTTACAAATGTCTTAACTCCAAGGGCTTTTATAGAAAGAAAACATGAATTTAAAAAAACATTGGTAAGAACCGGAGCTACAATAGGAGCAAATGCAACAATAGTTTGTGGAAATACAATAGGAAAATATGCAATGATAGGTGCCGGAGCAGTCGTTGTTTCAGATGTGGAAGATTATGCTTTATATACCGGAGTTCCGGCAAAAAGAACAGGTTGGGTTTGTAAGTGTGGTGTTGTGCTTGTGAATAAAAATAAGATAAAAGGTAATATAATAGAAAAAAAAGACAGCGAAATAAAAATCTCTTGTCCTAATTGCAGTAGCATATATATTTTAAATAATGATAAATTTTATCCGGTAGAGGAAAAGATATGA